A part of Maridesulfovibrio hydrothermalis AM13 = DSM 14728 genomic DNA contains:
- a CDS encoding zinc ribbon domain-containing protein, translating into MYEKQIEQLVVLQKVDDEIILLEAEIDQAPKDVAALEARYASLEKRKEQMEEKLALLKEQKKKLDFEIDEDSVKVKKSKSKLMLVGTTKEYHAMMREMDSLEKLNRLREEEKVTVLEETERQTELYEDVTSKIKELNAELEEKRAGLKEKLDAAQSDLDKLKRRRDKAGKVVPKPILGRYEFIRSRLSHPVIVPVDQAVCSGCNIMIPPQNYNDLQEGKQILSCPNCQRLIYWIEHIPESAKPKALRKS; encoded by the coding sequence ATGTACGAAAAACAGATAGAACAGCTTGTTGTTTTGCAGAAGGTTGATGACGAAATTATCCTTCTTGAAGCGGAAATCGATCAGGCACCTAAAGATGTAGCTGCCCTTGAAGCCCGCTATGCTTCACTTGAGAAGCGCAAAGAGCAGATGGAAGAAAAGCTTGCTCTTCTCAAAGAGCAGAAGAAAAAACTTGATTTTGAGATTGATGAAGATTCAGTCAAGGTCAAGAAAAGCAAAAGCAAGCTGATGCTTGTCGGCACAACTAAAGAATATCATGCAATGATGCGTGAGATGGATAGTCTTGAAAAACTGAACAGACTGCGCGAAGAAGAGAAAGTTACCGTTCTCGAAGAGACTGAACGCCAGACTGAACTGTATGAAGACGTTACCAGCAAGATCAAAGAGCTTAATGCTGAACTGGAAGAAAAACGTGCCGGTCTCAAAGAGAAACTTGACGCTGCGCAGAGCGACCTTGATAAGCTGAAGAGACGCAGAGACAAGGCCGGTAAAGTTGTACCCAAACCTATTCTCGGGCGTTATGAATTTATCCGCTCCCGTCTTTCACATCCTGTAATCGTTCCCGTTGATCAGGCAGTCTGCTCAGGTTGTAATATCATGATTCCTCCGCAGAATTATAATGATTTGCAGGAAGGAAAACAGATTTTGAGCTGTCCTAACTGCCAGCGACTGATCTACTGGATTGAGCATATCCCCGAATCAGCCAAGCCAAAGGCTCTTCGGAAAAGTTAG
- a CDS encoding ImmA/IrrE family metallo-endopeptidase → MPVYNARKLLQDYWDGQLPVNPAQIAASLGIKVEKSFGEITNNSGQPLSGEFSIEGELPVIRYNVTEASVRQRFTVAHELGHYVLGHGPRHRDEAQNFSINNYDPFEVAANNFAAELLMPEDVLRHLIGQGGETLKSLAEKFNVSTLAMQIRLKKIGIY, encoded by the coding sequence ATGCCTGTATATAACGCACGTAAGTTGCTTCAAGATTATTGGGATGGTCAGTTGCCTGTCAATCCTGCTCAGATTGCAGCTAGTTTAGGCATAAAAGTTGAAAAGTCCTTTGGCGAAATTACCAATAATTCTGGGCAACCATTAAGTGGCGAATTCTCTATTGAAGGTGAACTTCCTGTTATTAGGTATAATGTTACGGAAGCCTCGGTTAGGCAAAGATTTACTGTTGCCCATGAGCTTGGTCATTATGTTCTTGGGCATGGGCCGCGTCACCGCGATGAAGCTCAGAATTTTTCTATCAATAATTATGATCCCTTTGAGGTTGCTGCAAATAATTTTGCGGCGGAATTACTCATGCCTGAAGATGTCTTGCGGCATTTGATTGGGCAAGGTGGAGAAACTCTTAAAAGCCTTGCTGAGAAGTTTAATGTTTCAACTCTTGCTATGCAAATCAGACTAAAAAAGATTGGGATTTATTAG
- the rfaE2 gene encoding D-glycero-beta-D-manno-heptose 1-phosphate adenylyltransferase — protein sequence MTKQLNIELHSPKILSADEFEKIRSGFPADRKIVFTNGCFDILHAGHVDLLSRAREQGDCLVLGLNSDKSVRSIKGEKRPVTAQRQRAFVLAGLTCIDYIVFFDEDTPLNLITQVQPDVLVKGGDWTVDNIVGRDVVEGRGGVVLSLPLLPGYSTTSVIRYIRENEIE from the coding sequence TTGACTAAGCAGCTTAATATTGAACTTCACAGCCCGAAGATACTTTCTGCTGATGAATTTGAAAAGATCAGATCCGGTTTTCCTGCGGATCGCAAAATTGTTTTTACCAACGGTTGTTTTGATATTCTCCATGCGGGGCATGTGGATTTGCTTTCACGGGCCAGAGAGCAGGGTGATTGTCTTGTTCTGGGTCTTAACAGTGATAAGTCTGTACGATCCATCAAAGGCGAAAAACGTCCGGTAACTGCGCAGCGGCAACGTGCGTTTGTGCTGGCTGGATTGACCTGTATCGATTATATAGTTTTTTTTGACGAAGACACTCCGCTTAACCTGATTACGCAAGTGCAGCCGGATGTACTGGTTAAAGGCGGAGACTGGACAGTTGATAATATTGTGGGGCGTGATGTTGTTGAAGGACGGGGCGGAGTGGTTCTTTCGCTTCCTCTGCTTCCGGGTTATTCTACTACATCGGTTATACGCTATATTCGTGAGAACGAGATAGAATAA
- a CDS encoding YkgJ family cysteine cluster protein: MSDHDTTEEFLNNLPELEHGKSFGFACHPGVRCFNACCGDLNLMLTPYDVLRLRKGLGHDSKKFIHNHVNISRTPGIGFPMTQLRMLDNSKRSCPFVRDEGCSIYENRPGACRTYPLGRASRMGDDGELIEQFFIVQEPHCRGFEEDKEWTSNEWLKDQGLEAYNEVNDRYMRIMTRARQAGVVLDDKKLNMVFLALYQVDNFVNFVKDMKVFDRLDVSDERQAAILSDEEACLDFALDWVELIVLGSSENLQPRK; this comes from the coding sequence ATGTCTGATCACGATACCACAGAAGAGTTTTTAAATAATTTACCGGAACTTGAGCATGGAAAATCTTTCGGTTTTGCATGTCATCCGGGTGTGCGCTGTTTCAACGCCTGTTGCGGAGACCTGAATCTGATGCTTACCCCATATGACGTTCTGCGTCTGCGCAAAGGGCTGGGGCATGACAGTAAGAAGTTTATCCACAATCATGTTAATATTTCCCGCACACCGGGCATTGGTTTCCCTATGACCCAGTTGCGTATGCTTGATAATTCAAAACGCAGCTGTCCTTTCGTTCGTGACGAAGGGTGCTCCATTTATGAGAACAGACCCGGTGCCTGCCGCACGTACCCGCTCGGCAGAGCTTCCCGTATGGGAGATGACGGTGAACTGATAGAGCAGTTTTTCATCGTACAGGAACCGCATTGTCGTGGATTTGAAGAAGACAAAGAATGGACCAGCAATGAATGGCTCAAAGATCAGGGTCTCGAAGCCTACAACGAAGTAAATGACCGTTACATGCGCATTATGACCCGCGCTCGTCAGGCCGGTGTTGTGCTGGATGATAAAAAGTTGAATATGGTGTTTCTTGCACTTTATCAGGTCGATAATTTCGTTAATTTTGTCAAAGATATGAAAGTGTTTGACAGACTTGATGTTTCTGATGAAAGGCAGGCCGCGATTCTCAGCGACGAAGAGGCATGTCTTGATTTCGCCCTCGACTGGGTGGAACTGATTGTGCTTGGGTCTTCCGAAAATTTGCAGCCTAGGAAGTAA
- a CDS encoding Nif3-like dinuclear metal center hexameric protein, translating to MNTAEVISRIESLVPSGFAASWDNCGVQIAGIDRNVSKVAVALDPLPQVVSSALDWGAEFILTHHPLAIEAKLPAKLDWFHDVMKQVFCAEATLFAAHTSLDVQFAGTVSWLGRELGLEDLRVLEPVAENESGDTLGYGCIGEFRAPVPYSEFVEQVSQLTGCGVVALCGPEPEKVACVAMCPGSGSSLMDKAFASGADVFITGDVKYHPAQETVGAVLDVGHFSLEEEMMRRFSIVLKAELGNDTEVKFFSGRNPFAYHVQGEGVRRS from the coding sequence ATGAATACAGCAGAAGTTATCAGCCGGATTGAGTCACTTGTCCCGTCAGGCTTTGCGGCTTCGTGGGATAATTGCGGTGTTCAGATTGCCGGCATTGATCGAAATGTCAGTAAAGTTGCGGTTGCGCTTGATCCGTTGCCGCAAGTTGTTTCATCAGCTCTTGATTGGGGGGCAGAATTTATTCTGACTCATCATCCACTGGCTATTGAAGCAAAGCTTCCTGCAAAGCTGGATTGGTTTCATGATGTGATGAAACAGGTCTTTTGCGCAGAAGCGACTCTTTTTGCTGCACACACTTCACTTGATGTGCAGTTTGCGGGAACCGTTTCATGGCTTGGGCGTGAGCTTGGGCTTGAAGATTTGCGGGTTCTGGAGCCGGTTGCAGAAAATGAGTCCGGTGATACATTGGGGTACGGCTGTATCGGTGAATTTCGTGCTCCTGTTCCCTACAGTGAATTTGTGGAGCAGGTTTCACAGCTCACCGGGTGCGGCGTTGTAGCTCTTTGCGGGCCTGAGCCTGAAAAGGTTGCTTGCGTTGCTATGTGCCCCGGTTCCGGTTCATCTCTGATGGACAAGGCTTTTGCGTCGGGTGCAGATGTTTTTATTACCGGGGATGTAAAATACCACCCGGCACAGGAAACTGTGGGGGCGGTTCTGGATGTAGGGCATTTTTCTCTGGAAGAGGAGATGATGCGCCGCTTTTCCATTGTTCTGAAAGCGGAACTGGGAAATGATACAGAAGTAAAATTTTTCAGCGGGCGCAATCCTTTTGCCTATCATGTGCAGGGGGAAGGCGTTCGCAGATCCTGA